A single region of the Rhodoligotrophos defluvii genome encodes:
- the ctaD gene encoding cytochrome c oxidase subunit I, giving the protein MSVAEHDRPGEAVDRSSEETERLSATWAAPKGLTRWFMPVNQRVIGRRFVITAFVFFFLAGALAVLMRIQLMQPENDFLSPELYNQFFTVHGTAMMFLFAIPVMEGIAIYVVPMMIGARDMAFPRLNAFGYYVYLIGGTVFFGSLLFQAAPSAGWFNYVPLAGEEYSPGLGVGIWTTMITFIEVSALTAAVELIVTILKLRAPGMSLNRMPLFVWSALVTAFMIVFAMPAVIAASSMLTMDRLIDTHFFTPETGGQPLLWQHLFWFFGHPEVYIILMPALGIISTIIPVFTQRPIFGYTALVLSLVATGFIGFGLWVHHMFTTGLPQLGMSFFMAASAMIAIPQGTQVFCWIASLWGTRIRFDTPLLFVLGFFVIFIVGGITGVMVAAIPFDLQVHDTYFLVAHFHYVLIGGAVFPLIGGIYYWYPKMFGRMMDERLGKASFWLAFIGFNVTFFPMHQLGLQGMPRRVYTYLQELGWGDLNLLATFGAFLLAGGFLLSLFNALWSLRRGAPAGEDPWGSPTIEWATRSPPPCYNHEHIPIISGRWPLWERRGQLSIPVVTGLRDDRRETLVTTVLDATPQAVAVMPGPTIWPFLSALAASAGFLGILYQPSFFLVGFFGAAATFIGWFWPRRPWRDD; this is encoded by the coding sequence ATGAGCGTGGCCGAGCACGATCGCCCCGGCGAGGCCGTAGATCGGTCATCCGAGGAGACGGAGCGCCTTTCCGCCACCTGGGCCGCGCCCAAGGGGCTCACGCGCTGGTTCATGCCGGTGAACCAGCGCGTGATTGGCCGGCGCTTCGTCATCACCGCCTTCGTCTTCTTCTTCCTGGCAGGCGCCTTGGCGGTGCTGATGCGCATCCAGCTCATGCAGCCCGAGAACGATTTTCTATCGCCGGAGCTCTACAATCAGTTCTTCACCGTCCACGGCACGGCGATGATGTTCCTGTTTGCGATTCCCGTGATGGAGGGGATCGCCATCTATGTCGTGCCGATGATGATTGGCGCCCGTGACATGGCGTTCCCGCGGCTCAACGCCTTCGGCTACTACGTCTATCTGATCGGCGGCACGGTGTTTTTCGGCTCGCTGCTGTTCCAGGCCGCTCCCTCCGCGGGCTGGTTCAACTATGTGCCGCTCGCAGGCGAGGAGTATTCGCCCGGCCTGGGTGTCGGCATCTGGACCACGATGATCACCTTCATCGAGGTCTCCGCGCTGACGGCGGCCGTGGAGCTGATCGTGACGATCCTGAAGCTGCGCGCGCCCGGCATGTCGCTCAACAGGATGCCGCTCTTCGTCTGGTCGGCGCTGGTGACGGCCTTCATGATCGTCTTCGCCATGCCGGCGGTCATCGCGGCCTCGAGCATGCTCACCATGGACCGTCTGATCGACACGCATTTCTTTACGCCGGAAACGGGCGGTCAGCCGCTCCTCTGGCAGCATCTCTTCTGGTTCTTCGGCCATCCGGAGGTCTACATCATCCTGATGCCGGCGCTGGGCATCATCTCCACCATCATTCCCGTGTTCACCCAGCGGCCGATCTTCGGCTACACGGCGCTGGTGCTCTCGTTGGTGGCGACCGGCTTCATCGGCTTCGGTCTATGGGTGCACCACATGTTCACCACCGGCCTGCCGCAGCTCGGCATGAGCTTCTTCATGGCCGCGAGCGCGATGATCGCCATTCCCCAGGGGACACAGGTCTTCTGCTGGATCGCGTCGCTATGGGGGACGCGCATCCGCTTCGACACCCCGCTGCTCTTCGTGCTCGGTTTTTTCGTGATCTTCATCGTGGGCGGAATCACCGGCGTGATGGTGGCGGCGATCCCCTTCGACTTGCAGGTGCACGACACCTATTTCCTGGTGGCCCACTTCCACTACGTGCTGATCGGTGGCGCCGTCTTCCCGCTCATCGGAGGCATCTACTACTGGTATCCGAAGATGTTCGGCCGGATGATGGACGAACGCCTCGGCAAGGCAAGCTTCTGGCTCGCCTTCATCGGCTTCAACGTCACCTTCTTCCCCATGCATCAGCTCGGGCTCCAGGGCATGCCGCGGCGGGTCTATACCTATCTCCAGGAGCTCGGCTGGGGGGATCTGAATCTGCTCGCCACGTTCGGCGCCTTTCTGCTTGCGGGCGGCTTCCTGCTCAGCCTCTTCAACGCGCTCTGGAGTTTGAGGCGGGGCGCGCCGGCCGGCGAGGATCCCTGGGGCTCGCCGACGATCGAATGGGCCACACGGTCGCCGCCGCCGTGCTACAACCACGAGCATATCCCGATCATCTCCGGCCGCTGGCCGCTCTGGGAGCGGCGTGGCCAGCTGTCGATCCCTGTCGTCACCGGCCTGCGCGATGACCGGCGCGAGACCTTGGTGACGACGGTTCTCGATGCAACACCGCAGGCCGTCGCCGTGATGCCGGGACCGACCATCTGGCCCTTCCTGTCGGCGCTGGCGGCCTCCGCCGGTTTCCTCGGCATTCTCTATCAGCCAAGTTTCTTTCTCGTCGGCTTCTTCGGCGCGGCCGCCACCTTCATCGGCTGGTTTTGGCCGCGCCGGCCATGGAGGGACGACTAG
- a CDS encoding cytochrome c oxidase subunit 3, producing MRKYAGYDASGLTRFAHRTHPLWWGVLGVVTIEATVVATLIVSYFYLRMDADAWPPPGVEPPSLLLPTANVILLLISSGTMFWAGWGINRGKKLVLTLGTSTSVALACLVLVFRSIELWTLDFTWDSHPYGSIVWVMMGFHFTHVVSAVIGTAVVALLAGIGYFTPERQLGVVVDTLYWYFVAGIWVVLYLVLCWAPRVL from the coding sequence ATGCGGAAGTATGCAGGCTACGATGCAAGCGGACTGACGCGCTTCGCCCACCGGACTCATCCGCTGTGGTGGGGCGTGCTGGGTGTTGTCACCATCGAGGCGACCGTGGTGGCGACACTGATCGTGAGCTATTTCTATTTGCGCATGGATGCCGACGCATGGCCACCGCCCGGTGTGGAGCCGCCGAGCCTGCTTCTGCCGACGGCCAATGTCATTCTCCTGCTGATCAGCAGCGGCACGATGTTCTGGGCAGGCTGGGGGATCAACCGCGGCAAAAAGCTGGTGCTCACGCTCGGCACCAGCACCAGCGTGGCACTCGCCTGCCTGGTGCTCGTTTTTCGAAGCATAGAGCTCTGGACCCTCGACTTCACTTGGGACAGCCACCCCTATGGTTCGATCGTATGGGTCATGATGGGCTTCCACTTCACCCACGTCGTGTCCGCCGTCATAGGCACGGCGGTCGTCGCCCTGCTCGCGGGGATCGGATACTTCACGCCGGAAAGGCAGCTCGGCGTCGTGGTGGACACGCTCTACTGGTACTTCGTGGCTGGCATCTGGGTGGTGCTCTATCTCGTGCTGTGCTGGGCGCCGCGCGTCCTGTGA
- a CDS encoding cytochrome c oxidase assembly protein has translation MMRRVHIPGLAALCLALSTDTATAHSVGSPHSAFAWGWTALTFALLTVSAWAYRWGLRRLWRRAGTGAGVRRWQAAVFAVGWLWTAVALLSPLDQWGEELFSVHMLQHEILMLIAAPLIILGRPAVVFLWAFSVEARRGLGRFFAHPWWLAVWRPWTSPLGAWTTYAVVLWAWHVPFLFEAATVHDGIHTLQHVSFFGAALLFWWVFLDATHGRRRNGMAVLANFTTAIHSSLLGALFTFAPAAFYAPYLETTAYWGLTALEDQQLGGLIMWIPGGLVHLAAGLVAAARWIGPETGTDRLPERTGSGR, from the coding sequence ATGATGCGGCGCGTGCATATCCCGGGCTTGGCCGCCTTGTGCCTGGCGCTGTCGACGGACACGGCCACGGCTCACTCTGTCGGCTCGCCCCATTCGGCCTTTGCCTGGGGATGGACCGCTCTTACCTTTGCGCTGCTTACGGTGTCGGCCTGGGCTTACAGGTGGGGACTTCGTCGCCTTTGGCGCCGCGCCGGGACGGGTGCAGGGGTCCGGCGGTGGCAGGCGGCCGTCTTCGCCGTCGGGTGGCTATGGACTGCCGTGGCGCTGCTGTCGCCGCTCGACCAATGGGGCGAGGAACTCTTCTCCGTCCACATGCTGCAGCATGAAATCCTGATGCTGATCGCCGCGCCGCTTATCATCCTGGGGCGGCCGGCGGTGGTGTTTCTGTGGGCCTTTTCGGTGGAAGCCCGCCGGGGCCTCGGCCGCTTCTTCGCACACCCTTGGTGGCTTGCGGTGTGGCGGCCATGGACAAGCCCGCTCGGTGCATGGACCACCTATGCCGTAGTGCTGTGGGCCTGGCATGTGCCCTTCCTGTTCGAAGCGGCGACGGTTCATGACGGCATCCACACCTTGCAGCACGTGAGCTTCTTCGGCGCTGCACTCCTGTTCTGGTGGGTCTTCCTGGACGCCACGCACGGGCGCCGCCGGAACGGTATGGCGGTGCTTGCCAACTTCACCACCGCGATCCACTCCTCGCTTCTCGGCGCGCTCTTCACCTTCGCGCCGGCCGCGTTCTACGCGCCCTATCTTGAAACCACCGCCTATTGGGGCCTGACCGCGCTGGAGGACCAGCAGCTCGGTGGCCTCATCATGTGGATACCCGGCGGGCTGGTGCACCTTGCCGCCGGCCTCGTGGCGGCAGCCCGTTGGATCGGGCCGGAGACCGGCACCGACCGCCTGCCCGAGCGGACCGGGAGCGGAAGATGA
- a CDS encoding c-type cytochrome: MIQLRHIATPLLLIVALAGCGEEAGAPELRVRGDPEAGAAAIRSHGCGICHTIPGIAGADATVGPPLVHYDERAYVAGVLPNTPRDLIRWIVDPPAVDPRTAMPELGVSEEEARDIAAYLYRRTGERK, from the coding sequence ATGATCCAGCTCCGGCACATTGCCACCCCGCTCCTCCTGATCGTCGCCCTTGCGGGCTGCGGGGAGGAGGCGGGAGCACCCGAACTTCGCGTGCGGGGAGACCCAGAGGCTGGCGCGGCCGCGATACGCAGCCACGGCTGCGGCATCTGCCATACAATTCCCGGTATAGCCGGCGCCGACGCGACGGTGGGGCCGCCGCTCGTGCATTATGATGAGCGCGCCTATGTGGCCGGCGTCCTGCCCAACACGCCCCGGGACCTGATCCGCTGGATTGTCGATCCTCCGGCCGTTGATCCCCGCACGGCCATGCCGGAGCTTGGCGTGAGCGAGGAGGAGGCGCGCGATATCGCCGCTTATCTCTATCGCAGGACGGGGGAGCGGAAATGA
- a CDS encoding c-type cytochrome, translated as MRNILRLALVVLALMAVAAVGIVAYVYSGIYNVAATRQHTAPVYWLLTTALTRSIEVRADDIVVPDLSGDDRFHSGLDLYRQHCSQCHGAPGVAPERFALGMTPLPPPIVQIGRERSAAEIFWAAKHGLKMTGMPGWDFKLSDEEIWNLVAFILAIPTLSPVEYYDLTGTAPNPTEPATDQPLGNYSGDPDRGKVALRQYGCIACHQIEGIVGPETWVGPPLEGIGERKYIAGVLPNSSQNLVRWIRNPQGVDPLTAMPELGVTEKHARDMVAYLYSRNDP; from the coding sequence ATGAGAAATATTCTTAGGCTTGCCCTCGTTGTTCTTGCCCTGATGGCGGTCGCGGCCGTGGGGATCGTGGCCTATGTCTATTCCGGCATTTACAACGTCGCCGCCACCAGGCAGCACACCGCCCCTGTCTACTGGCTGCTCACAACGGCGTTGACACGCTCGATCGAGGTCCGCGCCGACGACATCGTGGTTCCGGACCTTTCAGGGGACGACCGGTTCCACTCGGGGCTCGACCTCTACCGCCAGCACTGCAGCCAGTGTCATGGTGCGCCAGGGGTAGCGCCGGAGCGCTTTGCGCTGGGAATGACCCCCCTTCCGCCGCCCATCGTGCAGATTGGCCGTGAGCGCAGTGCCGCCGAGATCTTCTGGGCAGCCAAGCACGGCCTGAAGATGACCGGCATGCCGGGCTGGGATTTCAAGCTGAGCGATGAGGAGATCTGGAACCTCGTCGCCTTCATTCTTGCCATTCCAACCCTTTCGCCCGTGGAGTACTACGATCTGACGGGAACGGCGCCGAACCCGACCGAGCCGGCCACGGACCAGCCGCTGGGCAACTATTCCGGCGACCCCGACAGGGGCAAAGTGGCGCTCCGGCAATATGGCTGCATCGCCTGTCACCAGATCGAGGGGATCGTCGGGCCGGAGACCTGGGTCGGGCCGCCGCTAGAAGGCATAGGCGAGCGCAAATACATCGCCGGTGTTCTGCCAAACAGCAGCCAGAATCTCGTCCGCTGGATCCGGAACCCGCAGGGCGTGGATCCCCTAACCGCCATGCCGGAGCTCGGCGTGACTGAGAAGCACGCGCGCGACATGGTGGCCTACCTCTACTCCCGCAACGATCCGTAG
- a CDS encoding NAD(P)/FAD-dependent oxidoreductase: protein MKNAPVYKSRSGWNALLPERRPKTELPSERRFRSIVVGAGFTGLAIARRLAELVPGEEILLIEASTIGEGASGRNSGYLLINPGEPSANAADFAEDWAARQMAIAREGFQLLRSLVASQSIDCDWNETPLAITAAATPRVEKTARETRRTYEEWGLIPKEYDSHDLQRTTGTGYYRYGLQSLTRALVQPAALHRGLADSLPAAVKLLEGATVHALGKTAPFTVETSRGDFLADRLFIANNLHARSLGIARNRMVGIYTYGAFTPELDEREFEQLGEEADWGILPAHRMGTTMRKTGRRLLIRSGDSYEKELEPDEARRMLTGLYRNRYPHMRRHEFEHVWGGLTAVTHNGGFYFGRVQPGIYASVGCGGSGVVRGTIQGKLLAELACGVESPLLSDRLKIKGPIWLPPEPFRGIAARLQIAAEQRQAGRER from the coding sequence ATGAAAAATGCCCCCGTCTACAAATCGAGATCAGGTTGGAACGCCCTGCTGCCTGAGCGCCGACCAAAGACCGAGCTGCCCTCCGAGCGGCGGTTTCGCAGCATTGTCGTCGGCGCGGGCTTCACGGGCCTGGCGATCGCGCGCCGGCTTGCCGAACTGGTTCCGGGCGAGGAAATCCTTCTGATCGAGGCATCGACGATCGGCGAGGGCGCATCGGGCCGGAATTCCGGCTATCTGCTGATCAATCCCGGCGAACCGAGCGCGAATGCTGCCGATTTTGCGGAGGACTGGGCAGCGCGCCAAATGGCTATCGCCAGGGAGGGGTTCCAGCTTTTACGATCACTCGTCGCCAGCCAATCGATCGATTGCGACTGGAACGAAACGCCGCTGGCGATCACCGCCGCGGCAACGCCGCGTGTGGAAAAGACGGCCCGCGAGACACGCCGGACTTATGAGGAATGGGGCCTTATCCCGAAGGAATACGACAGCCACGACCTGCAGCGGACAACAGGCACCGGCTATTACCGGTACGGGCTGCAATCACTGACCCGTGCGCTGGTTCAGCCGGCTGCGCTTCATCGCGGCCTTGCGGACTCGCTGCCAGCGGCGGTCAAGCTTCTTGAAGGCGCGACGGTGCACGCCCTGGGCAAGACCGCGCCATTCACGGTAGAGACCAGTCGCGGGGATTTCCTCGCCGACCGGCTGTTCATCGCGAACAACCTGCATGCCAGATCTCTGGGCATCGCGCGCAACCGGATGGTCGGGATCTATACCTACGGCGCCTTCACGCCTGAACTGGACGAGCGCGAATTCGAACAGTTGGGGGAGGAAGCCGACTGGGGCATATTGCCGGCGCATCGCATGGGAACCACCATGCGAAAGACCGGCCGCCGTCTGCTCATAAGAAGCGGCGATTCCTACGAAAAGGAGCTCGAGCCCGACGAGGCGCGCCGCATGCTGACCGGGCTTTACCGCAACCGTTATCCGCATATGCGCAGGCATGAGTTCGAGCACGTTTGGGGTGGCCTGACCGCCGTCACTCATAACGGAGGCTTCTATTTCGGCCGTGTTCAGCCAGGCATCTATGCTTCTGTCGGCTGCGGAGGCTCCGGTGTTGTCCGGGGCACCATACAAGGCAAGCTTCTGGCTGAGCTGGCTTGCGGTGTCGAGTCCCCGCTGCTCTCCGACCGCCTCAAGATCAAAGGCCCTATTTGGCTTCCGCCGGAACCTTTCCGAGGCATTGCAGCACGGTTACAGATCGCGGCCGAGCAAAGGCAGGCTGGGCGGGAACGTTAG
- a CDS encoding molybdopterin-dependent oxidoreductase: protein MSDYVSHAAHWGTFTARWDGEHLDVRPHPADPDPSPILGNFTDVLRHRARILKPSVRRSWLERGPHPGPRRLDEPFVEMDWEEVLPLAAKAISRVRDRHGAEGVYGGSYGWSSAGRFHHAQSQIHRFLNVAIGGYVRSVNSYSAGASSVILPRILGPFEALSRRNVTWEQIEAETDLVLAFGGMALKNSNVASGGVTTHIERGAMARAAARGCRFHLFSPLRDDFPPEAGAIWHPLRPGTDVAVMLGLCHTMLVEGLHDRQFLERHCTGFDVFAAYLAGNGDGQPKTAEWASAISGMPTETIVRLAREMTTRRSLVTVAHALQRARFGEQPVWAGVALAAMAGQIGLPGGGYNYALGAMGHTGRRMNAVPIPTLAQGTNGVSNFIPVARISDMLLNPGARYQYDGREITYPDIRLIYWAGGNPFHHHQDLNRLRKAFAVPETIIVQENAWTPMARSADIVLPATMTLEREDIGAAGTDPRLIAMRRLAPPIGMARDDYDIFADLSRLMDSEDAFTEGRNAREWMAHLYEPTRQALAEHGWDAPDFEEFWERGELALPSAPDDGGLLRAFRNDPEAAPLPTPSGRIELFSRTIAGFGYDDCPGHPAWLPPDEVTDEAAPLVLIANQPATRLHSQLDFGAYSQSSKIQGREPARLNPQDAAARGIRDGDIIRIFNARGACLAAAVLTDGVMPGVVNLSTGAWFDPIDHEAENAECGHGNPNMVTRDIGTSKLAQGCCGQVTVVEVRRHDGPLPPIRAYDPPAVAGR, encoded by the coding sequence ATGTCCGATTATGTTTCTCATGCGGCTCATTGGGGCACCTTCACCGCAAGGTGGGATGGTGAGCATCTGGACGTCCGGCCGCATCCTGCCGATCCCGACCCTTCTCCCATCCTCGGAAACTTCACCGACGTCTTGCGCCATCGGGCTCGCATCCTGAAGCCTTCTGTACGGCGAAGCTGGCTGGAGCGGGGCCCGCATCCGGGACCTCGCAGGCTTGACGAGCCATTCGTGGAGATGGATTGGGAAGAGGTTCTGCCGCTCGCCGCCAAGGCGATCAGCCGCGTTCGCGACAGGCACGGCGCCGAAGGCGTTTATGGCGGATCCTACGGTTGGTCGAGCGCCGGGCGGTTCCACCATGCTCAAAGCCAGATCCACCGCTTCCTGAACGTGGCGATCGGCGGTTATGTACGGTCGGTCAACAGCTATAGCGCAGGCGCCTCGTCGGTCATCCTGCCGAGGATCCTCGGTCCGTTCGAGGCCCTGTCGCGCCGTAACGTGACGTGGGAGCAGATCGAGGCGGAAACGGATCTCGTCTTGGCATTCGGCGGCATGGCGCTCAAGAACTCCAACGTCGCGAGCGGCGGCGTCACCACTCATATCGAGCGGGGAGCCATGGCTCGGGCTGCCGCACGCGGCTGCCGCTTCCATCTATTCAGTCCGCTGCGGGACGACTTTCCGCCGGAAGCAGGCGCCATATGGCACCCGCTCCGTCCCGGGACGGATGTGGCGGTTATGCTCGGGCTGTGCCACACGATGCTGGTCGAGGGGTTGCACGACCGGCAATTTCTCGAACGTCATTGCACGGGCTTTGACGTGTTTGCCGCCTATCTGGCGGGAAACGGCGATGGTCAGCCGAAAACGGCGGAGTGGGCGAGTGCGATCTCCGGCATGCCGACGGAGACCATCGTCCGGCTAGCGCGGGAAATGACCACCCGGCGCTCGCTCGTGACCGTGGCCCATGCGCTCCAACGGGCCCGCTTCGGAGAGCAGCCCGTCTGGGCGGGGGTAGCGCTTGCGGCGATGGCGGGCCAGATCGGTCTGCCGGGCGGCGGCTACAACTACGCTCTCGGCGCGATGGGGCATACGGGACGGCGCATGAATGCCGTCCCGATCCCGACCCTGGCGCAGGGCACCAATGGCGTCTCCAACTTCATACCGGTCGCGCGGATTTCCGACATGCTGCTCAACCCTGGAGCACGCTATCAGTATGACGGCCGGGAGATAACCTATCCCGACATCCGGCTGATCTATTGGGCAGGAGGCAATCCTTTCCATCATCACCAGGACCTGAACCGGCTACGCAAGGCGTTCGCCGTTCCGGAAACGATCATAGTCCAGGAGAACGCCTGGACGCCCATGGCGCGGTCGGCCGATATCGTGTTGCCGGCGACGATGACGCTGGAGCGCGAGGACATAGGCGCCGCCGGGACCGACCCGAGGCTGATCGCCATGCGCAGGCTTGCGCCCCCGATTGGTATGGCGCGGGACGATTACGACATCTTCGCCGATCTCTCGCGGCTGATGGACAGCGAGGATGCCTTTACCGAAGGGCGCAACGCGCGGGAATGGATGGCGCATCTCTACGAGCCGACCCGGCAGGCGCTTGCGGAACATGGCTGGGATGCGCCCGATTTCGAGGAGTTCTGGGAGCGCGGGGAGCTTGCTCTTCCATCCGCGCCCGACGACGGAGGATTGCTTCGTGCCTTCCGCAACGACCCGGAGGCCGCGCCGTTGCCGACGCCGAGCGGCCGCATCGAACTGTTCTCCCGCACGATCGCGGGTTTCGGCTATGACGATTGCCCGGGTCATCCGGCCTGGCTCCCGCCGGATGAAGTGACCGATGAGGCTGCGCCTCTCGTGCTGATCGCAAACCAGCCCGCGACACGGCTGCACAGCCAGCTGGATTTCGGGGCCTACAGCCAGTCCTCGAAGATCCAGGGGCGAGAGCCTGCCCGGCTTAATCCGCAGGACGCGGCGGCACGGGGCATTCGCGACGGCGACATCATACGGATTTTCAACGCGCGCGGCGCCTGCCTCGCCGCAGCGGTGCTGACCGACGGCGTCATGCCGGGCGTGGTCAACCTTTCGACAGGTGCATGGTTCGATCCGATCGACCACGAGGCCGAAAACGCCGAATGCGGCCACGGAAACCCCAATATGGTGACCCGCGACATCGGCACGTCGAAGCTGGCGCAAGGCTGCTGCGGTCAGGTGACCGTTGTGGAAGTGCGACGTCATGACGGCCCTCTGCCCCCCATCCGGGCTTACGACCCGCCCGCCGTGGCCGGCCGGTGA
- a CDS encoding CaiB/BaiF CoA transferase family protein, which translates to MRPLEGIRILDMTSVLMGPYATAILSDMGADVVKIEPDGGDILRYAGASRGGSMGGLFLHSNIGKRSVVLNLKRKGGLAALLRIARTCDVLFYNIRPKAMERLGLGYEKVAEVNPRLLYVGAFGFGQDGPYADRATYDDLIQAASGIPMLLAEASGEAPAYVPVNMADRIVGLHAAISIVAGLRHRDRTGQGQRIDVPMFETMASFVLGDHMGGLTFDPPLDEGGYRRLLSRGRKPFATADGHLGAVIYTDQHWQRFRILVGECDALTDPKFDTFAGRQENIDEINHHLTEIFATRTTAEWQELLDAADIPCMPLHSLTSIMEDPHLQAVGFFEDQQHPVEGAIRTMRVPSTWSVSQPQHSGPAPVLGQDTECVLREIGYSDEEIGALASDGSIGIARRAPSELAKAD; encoded by the coding sequence ATGCGCCCTCTCGAGGGGATACGCATCCTCGACATGACGTCGGTGTTGATGGGACCTTACGCCACCGCAATCCTCAGCGACATGGGCGCGGACGTGGTCAAAATCGAGCCCGACGGAGGTGACATATTGCGCTATGCCGGCGCGAGCCGCGGCGGCAGCATGGGCGGCCTCTTCCTGCATTCCAATATCGGCAAACGCAGCGTCGTTCTGAACCTGAAGCGAAAAGGAGGGCTTGCGGCCCTTCTGCGGATAGCCAGGACGTGCGACGTTCTCTTCTACAACATTCGCCCGAAGGCGATGGAGCGGCTCGGCCTCGGCTACGAAAAGGTCGCCGAGGTCAATCCCCGCCTGCTCTATGTCGGCGCCTTCGGTTTCGGCCAGGACGGTCCTTATGCGGACCGCGCCACCTATGACGATCTTATCCAGGCGGCATCCGGCATTCCGATGCTGCTTGCGGAGGCATCAGGCGAAGCGCCAGCCTACGTCCCGGTGAACATGGCGGATCGGATCGTCGGCCTGCATGCGGCGATTTCCATCGTTGCCGGGCTTCGCCACCGCGACCGGACCGGCCAAGGACAGCGCATCGACGTCCCGATGTTCGAGACCATGGCCAGCTTCGTGCTTGGCGACCATATGGGCGGGCTCACCTTCGACCCTCCTCTGGACGAGGGAGGTTATCGGCGCCTTCTGTCGCGCGGACGCAAACCCTTCGCGACTGCCGACGGTCATCTCGGCGCCGTGATCTACACCGACCAGCATTGGCAGCGCTTCCGCATCCTCGTTGGCGAATGCGATGCGCTTACCGATCCGAAGTTCGATACCTTCGCAGGCCGGCAGGAAAATATCGACGAGATCAATCACCACCTGACGGAGATATTCGCCACTCGCACCACGGCGGAATGGCAAGAGCTTTTGGATGCGGCAGACATACCCTGCATGCCGCTGCATTCCCTGACCAGCATTATGGAGGATCCCCATCTCCAGGCCGTCGGCTTCTTCGAAGACCAGCAGCACCCGGTGGAAGGCGCGATCAGGACGATGCGGGTTCCTTCCACCTGGAGCGTATCGCAACCGCAACATTCGGGACCTGCTCCGGTGCTTGGGCAGGATACGGAATGCGTTCTCCGGGAAATAGGCTATTCCGATGAGGAGATAGGGGCGCTCGCCTCGGATGGATCGATCGGTATAGCACGGCGAGCGCCAAGCGAGCTCGCAAAAGCCGATTGA
- a CDS encoding LysR family transcriptional regulator — protein MDAPRRRGSGNIELRHLRYFMAIAEEMSFARAADRLGVAQPGLSQQIRILEDLLEVRLFDRSRRKLRFTLAGELFYEETRKLMVQFDAATQVAKRAARGEVGKLAVGYVGSAAYTGMLTRVIGEFRENHPTVELNISELEMLRQLDAIAEGRMDIGFIRPPVPLPRNIDTIPILFEDLVLALNAKHPAATQQEVDLADLASEDFIIPQHSSQMSFHHHTTVACNRAGFQPRFGPRGRDFMTIASMVSIGLGAALVPQSIRCIQLPSLVYKPIKGQATKAELAVAFRRGDHSPIVRSFIAITRHHTQQQNAAEADQFPSSDKS, from the coding sequence GTGGACGCGCCAAGACGTCGTGGTTCCGGCAATATCGAGTTGCGGCACCTTCGCTATTTCATGGCGATCGCCGAGGAGATGAGTTTCGCGCGCGCGGCCGACCGGCTGGGCGTCGCACAACCCGGGCTCAGCCAGCAGATCCGGATATTGGAAGATCTGCTCGAAGTCCGGCTTTTCGATCGTTCTCGGCGCAAGCTGCGTTTCACTCTAGCCGGGGAGCTGTTCTACGAGGAAACGCGCAAGCTCATGGTGCAGTTCGACGCCGCAACCCAGGTTGCAAAACGTGCGGCGCGCGGCGAGGTCGGAAAGCTTGCGGTGGGTTACGTTGGCTCGGCGGCCTATACCGGCATGCTGACAAGGGTGATCGGCGAATTCAGGGAGAACCATCCGACGGTCGAACTGAACATTTCCGAACTGGAGATGCTGCGCCAGCTCGACGCGATTGCGGAAGGGCGGATGGACATCGGCTTCATTCGGCCGCCCGTTCCGTTGCCGCGCAACATCGATACGATTCCGATCCTTTTCGAAGATCTCGTGCTTGCCCTTAACGCCAAGCATCCCGCGGCCACGCAACAGGAGGTCGATCTCGCGGATCTGGCGAGCGAAGACTTCATCATTCCGCAGCACTCCTCCCAAATGAGTTTCCACCATCACACCACTGTCGCCTGCAACAGGGCCGGCTTTCAGCCCCGCTTCGGTCCACGGGGGCGTGATTTCATGACCATCGCCAGCATGGTGTCGATCGGGCTTGGCGCGGCCCTGGTTCCGCAATCCATCCGCTGCATTCAGCTTCCGTCCCTGGTCTATAAGCCGATCAAGGGGCAGGCCACCAAGGCCGAACTTGCCGTCGCCTTCCGCCGTGGCGACCATTCGCCGATCGTTCGCTCGTTCATCGCGATAACGCGCCATCACACGCAGCAGCAGAATGCGGCCGAGGCGGATCAATTCCCATCGTCCGATAAGTCTTGA